One window of the Streptomyces sp. ITFR-21 genome contains the following:
- a CDS encoding DUF427 domain-containing protein yields the protein MERTVKKPGPDHPITVEPTGERVVVRAGGRVIADTTRALTLRESTYPPVQYIPLEDIVDGALRSTDSESYCPYKGDASYYSLTSGDNEITDAVWTYEKPYESVGEIAGHVAFYPQHVEMKVGGES from the coding sequence ATGGAACGCACTGTCAAGAAGCCGGGCCCCGACCACCCCATCACCGTCGAACCGACCGGGGAGCGCGTCGTGGTCCGCGCCGGCGGCCGGGTGATCGCCGACACCACCCGCGCGCTCACCCTGCGTGAGTCGACGTATCCGCCGGTACAGTACATCCCGCTGGAGGACATCGTTGACGGCGCGCTGCGCTCCACCGACAGCGAGAGCTACTGCCCGTACAAGGGCGACGCGTCGTACTACTCGCTGACCAGCGGCGACAACGAGATCACCGACGCGGTGTGGACCTACGAGAAGCCCTACGAGTCGGTCGGCGAGATCGCCGGCCACGTCGCCTTCTACCCGCAGCACGTGGAGATGAAGGTGGGCGGCGAGTCCTGA
- a CDS encoding fumarate reductase/succinate dehydrogenase flavoprotein subunit, translating into MGDYAHYTTGDPIADTAAPGGPIAERWDTRRFTAGLVNPANRRKHTVIVVGTGLAGASAGATLAEQGYRVVQFCYQDSPRRAHSIAAQGGINAAKNYRNDGDSVHRLFYDTVKGGDFRARESNVHRLAQLSVEIIDQCVAQGVPFAREYGGLLDTRSFGGVQVSRTFYARGQTGQQLLLGAYQALSRQIAAGTVELHPRTEMLDLIVIDGRARGIVARDLVSGEIGGYFADAVVLASGGYGNVFHLSTNAMNSNATAIWRAHRRGAYFANPCFTQIHPTCIPRTGEHQSKLTLMSESLRNDGRIWVPAATGDRREPAAVPEAERDYYLERIYPAFGNLVPRDIASRAAKNVCDEGRGVGPGGQGVYLDFADAIARLGRRAVAEKYGNLFEMYERITAENPYEVPMRIYPAVHYTMGGLWVDYDLQTTVPGLFAIGEANFSDHGANRLGASALMQGLADGYFVLPAAVGDHLARHPGHDTPDPSHPAVAEAVAATRDRLRALVAVDGDRTAGSFHREIGELMWELCGMARTERGLREALERLPRIRAEFWRRIKVPGTETEFNQSLERANRVVDYLELAELMCLDALHRAESCGGHFREEYRTAGGEAARRDEEFSYAAAWEFTGTGRAPVLHKEDLVFEYVHPTERSYA; encoded by the coding sequence ATGGGCGACTACGCGCACTACACCACCGGCGATCCGATCGCCGACACCGCCGCCCCCGGCGGGCCCATCGCCGAACGCTGGGACACCCGCCGCTTCACCGCCGGGCTGGTCAACCCCGCCAACCGCCGCAAGCACACCGTGATCGTCGTCGGCACGGGGCTCGCCGGCGCCTCCGCGGGCGCCACCCTGGCAGAACAGGGCTACCGCGTCGTCCAGTTCTGCTACCAGGACTCCCCGCGCCGGGCCCACTCCATCGCCGCCCAGGGCGGGATCAACGCCGCCAAGAACTACCGCAACGACGGCGACTCGGTGCACCGCCTGTTCTACGACACCGTCAAGGGCGGCGACTTCCGGGCCCGCGAGTCCAACGTCCACCGGCTGGCGCAGCTCTCGGTGGAGATCATCGACCAGTGCGTCGCCCAGGGCGTGCCCTTCGCCCGCGAGTACGGCGGCCTGCTCGACACCCGCTCCTTCGGTGGCGTCCAGGTCTCCCGCACCTTCTACGCCCGTGGCCAGACCGGCCAGCAGCTGCTGCTCGGCGCCTACCAGGCGCTGTCCCGGCAGATCGCGGCCGGCACCGTCGAGTTGCACCCGCGTACCGAGATGCTCGACCTGATCGTCATCGACGGCCGGGCCCGCGGCATCGTCGCCCGCGACCTGGTCAGCGGCGAGATCGGCGGCTACTTCGCCGACGCGGTGGTACTGGCGAGCGGCGGCTACGGCAACGTCTTCCACCTGTCCACCAACGCGATGAACTCCAACGCCACCGCGATCTGGCGGGCCCACCGGCGCGGCGCGTACTTCGCCAACCCCTGCTTCACCCAGATCCACCCGACCTGCATCCCGCGCACCGGCGAGCACCAGTCCAAGCTCACCCTGATGAGCGAGTCGCTGCGCAACGACGGCCGGATCTGGGTGCCCGCGGCCACGGGCGACCGCCGCGAGCCCGCCGCCGTTCCCGAGGCCGAGCGCGACTACTACCTGGAGCGGATCTACCCGGCCTTCGGCAACCTCGTCCCGCGCGACATCGCCTCGCGCGCCGCCAAGAACGTCTGCGACGAGGGCCGCGGCGTCGGACCCGGCGGCCAGGGCGTCTACCTGGACTTCGCCGACGCCATCGCCCGGCTGGGCCGCCGGGCCGTCGCCGAGAAGTACGGCAACCTCTTCGAGATGTACGAGCGGATCACCGCGGAGAACCCGTACGAGGTCCCGATGCGGATCTACCCGGCCGTGCACTACACCATGGGCGGGCTGTGGGTGGACTACGACCTGCAGACCACCGTGCCGGGCCTGTTCGCGATCGGCGAGGCCAACTTCTCCGACCACGGCGCCAACCGGCTCGGCGCCTCGGCGCTCATGCAGGGCCTGGCCGACGGCTACTTCGTGCTGCCCGCCGCCGTGGGCGACCACCTCGCCCGGCACCCGGGGCACGACACGCCCGACCCCTCCCACCCGGCGGTCGCCGAGGCGGTCGCCGCCACCCGCGACCGGCTGCGGGCGCTGGTCGCGGTCGACGGGGACCGCACCGCCGGCTCCTTCCACCGCGAGATCGGCGAGCTGATGTGGGAGCTGTGCGGCATGGCCCGGACCGAACGGGGACTGCGCGAGGCGCTGGAGCGCCTCCCGCGGATCCGCGCGGAGTTCTGGCGCCGGATCAAGGTGCCCGGCACCGAAACCGAGTTCAACCAGTCGCTGGAACGCGCCAACCGGGTCGTGGACTACCTCGAACTCGCCGAGCTGATGTGCCTGGACGCGCTGCACCGCGCCGAGTCCTGCGGCGGCCACTTCCGCGAGGAGTACCGGACGGCCGGCGGCGAGGCCGCCCGCCGCGACGAGGAGTTCTCGTACGCCGCAGCGTGGGAGTTCACCGGCACCGGGCGGGCGCCCGTCCTGCACAAGGAGGACCTGGTTTTCGAGTACGTCCACCCCACCGAGCGGAGCTACGCATGA
- a CDS encoding succinate dehydrogenase/fumarate reductase iron-sulfur subunit, whose translation MRLTLRVWRQRHADAPGAMTEYRVEDVSPDMSFLEVLDTLNERLTLEGGQPVAFDHDCREGICGACGLVINGQAHGPERTTSCQLHMRSFADGDTIDVEPWRAAAFPVVRDLVVDRGAFDRIIQAGGYVSVPTGSAPEAHATPVPKAAADRAFEHAECIGCGACVAACPNGSATLFTAAKVNHLGALPQSGPERETRVLDMVARMDAEGFGGCTLAGECATACPKGIPLTSITAMNREWLRANRTVDRGRGR comes from the coding sequence ATGAGGCTCACCCTCCGCGTCTGGCGGCAGCGGCACGCCGACGCCCCCGGCGCGATGACCGAATACCGGGTCGAGGACGTCTCCCCGGACATGTCCTTCCTGGAGGTGCTGGACACCCTCAACGAGCGGCTCACCCTGGAGGGCGGGCAGCCGGTCGCCTTCGACCACGACTGCCGCGAGGGCATCTGCGGCGCGTGCGGCCTCGTCATCAACGGCCAGGCGCACGGGCCGGAACGCACCACCAGCTGCCAGCTGCACATGCGGTCCTTCGCCGACGGCGACACCATCGACGTCGAGCCCTGGCGTGCCGCCGCCTTCCCGGTGGTCCGCGACCTGGTGGTGGACCGCGGTGCCTTCGACCGGATCATCCAGGCCGGCGGCTACGTCAGCGTCCCGACCGGCTCCGCCCCCGAGGCGCACGCCACGCCCGTGCCCAAGGCCGCCGCCGACCGGGCCTTCGAGCACGCCGAGTGCATCGGCTGCGGGGCGTGCGTGGCCGCCTGCCCGAACGGCTCGGCCACGCTCTTCACCGCGGCGAAGGTCAACCACCTCGGCGCGCTCCCGCAAAGCGGCCCGGAGCGCGAGACCCGGGTGCTGGACATGGTCGCCCGAATGGACGCCGAGGGCTTCGGCGGCTGCACACTGGCCGGCGAGTGCGCCACCGCCTGCCCCAAGGGCATCCCGCTCACCTCGATCACCGCGATGAACAGGGAATGGCTGCGCGCCAACCGCACGGTCGACCGCGGCCGGGGCCGGTGA
- a CDS encoding succinate dehydrogenase cytochrome b subunit translates to MALATRPDRRPSMARTLWDTTVGKKTIMAVSGLVMLLYLYAHMFGNLKIFFGPDTFNGYAHWLRTLGEPVLHQAWALWIIRVVLAASVVAHGVCAYQLSRRDLAARPVGYVHRRARTGYATRTMRWGGVILALFVVWHLLDLTTLTVNRNAEPGHPYQNVEATFHTWYGDVVYIVAMLALGLHIRHGFWSAAQTLGAGSATRDRALKATGDVLAAVLTAGFIAVPVGVMTGIVH, encoded by the coding sequence ATGGCACTGGCAACGCGGCCGGACCGGCGGCCGTCGATGGCGCGGACCCTCTGGGACACCACCGTCGGCAAGAAGACGATCATGGCCGTGAGCGGCCTGGTCATGCTGCTCTACCTCTACGCCCACATGTTCGGCAACCTGAAGATCTTCTTCGGTCCCGACACCTTCAACGGCTACGCGCACTGGCTGCGCACCCTCGGCGAACCCGTCCTGCACCAGGCATGGGCGCTGTGGATCATCCGCGTCGTGCTGGCCGCCTCGGTGGTCGCGCACGGCGTGTGCGCGTACCAGCTCAGCCGGCGCGACCTCGCCGCCCGCCCGGTCGGCTACGTCCACCGCAGGGCCCGCACCGGCTACGCCACCCGCACCATGCGCTGGGGCGGGGTGATCCTCGCGCTGTTCGTCGTCTGGCACCTGCTGGACCTCACCACGCTCACCGTCAACCGCAACGCCGAGCCCGGCCACCCCTACCAGAACGTCGAGGCCACCTTCCACACCTGGTACGGCGACGTCGTCTACATCGTCGCCATGCTCGCTCTCGGCCTGCACATCCGGCACGGCTTCTGGAGCGCCGCGCAGACCCTCGGCGCCGGCAGCGCCACCCGCGACCGGGCGCTGAAGGCCACCGGCGACGTCCTGGCCGCGGTGCTGACGGCCGGCTTCATCGCCGTGCCCGTCGGGGTCATGACCGGAATCGTCCACTGA
- a CDS encoding LysR family transcriptional regulator, whose protein sequence is MQFQQLAYFVAVADSRHFTRAAEAVHVSQPSLSQQILALEKELGAALFSRARGNITLTDAGRALLPLARRILADADTARHEVLELAQLRRGRVRLGATPSLCTGLLPDVLRAFHDRHPGIQLLVRESGSHDLVRELARGALDLALVVLPLPGPSPALTTVELFQEDLVVVSSAEAPPLRPPARITDLEGRPMVMFRHGYDLRDLTLAACRAAGFEPYLAVEGGEMDAVLGFVRAGLGVGVVPAMAADRAGPGLRVTPLARPGLRRTVALAHRGDVAPPRAARAFQDVLLTSARLAMARDGLRPAGAAE, encoded by the coding sequence GTGCAGTTCCAGCAGCTCGCGTACTTCGTGGCCGTCGCCGACAGCCGGCACTTCACCCGTGCCGCCGAGGCGGTGCACGTCTCCCAGCCGTCGCTGTCGCAGCAGATCCTGGCCCTGGAGAAGGAACTGGGCGCGGCCCTGTTCAGCCGGGCCCGCGGCAACATCACGCTGACCGACGCGGGCCGGGCGCTGCTGCCGCTGGCCCGGCGGATCCTCGCCGACGCCGACACCGCCCGGCACGAGGTGCTGGAGCTGGCGCAGCTGCGCCGGGGGCGGGTACGGCTCGGGGCGACGCCAAGCCTTTGCACCGGTCTGCTGCCGGACGTGCTGCGCGCCTTCCACGACCGGCACCCGGGCATCCAGCTGCTGGTCCGCGAGAGCGGCTCGCACGACCTGGTAAGGGAGCTGGCGCGCGGCGCGCTGGACCTGGCACTGGTGGTGCTGCCGCTGCCCGGCCCGTCGCCCGCGCTGACCACGGTGGAGCTGTTCCAGGAGGACCTGGTGGTGGTCTCCTCCGCCGAGGCGCCGCCGCTGCGCCCGCCGGCGCGGATCACCGACCTGGAGGGGCGGCCGATGGTGATGTTCCGGCACGGCTACGACCTGCGGGACCTGACGCTGGCCGCCTGCCGGGCGGCGGGCTTCGAGCCGTACCTCGCCGTCGAGGGCGGCGAGATGGACGCGGTGCTCGGCTTCGTGCGGGCCGGTCTGGGGGTCGGCGTCGTTCCCGCCATGGCCGCCGACCGGGCCGGGCCCGGGCTGCGGGTCACCCCGCTGGCCCGACCGGGTCTGCGCCGTACCGTCGCGCTGGCGCACCGCGGCGACGTGGCCCCGCCGCGGGCCGCCCGCGCCTTCCAGGACGTCCTGCTGACCTCCGCCCGGCTGGCGATGGCCCGCGACGGGCTGCGGCCGGCGGGAGCGGCGGAGTGA